A region of Micromonas commoda chromosome 4, complete sequence DNA encodes the following proteins:
- a CDS encoding predicted protein → MKAGFLGGQRRSTRATRVRVRDAPAADDDDDEDVPPPLVRDSDGSDDDDDAASDDGPPSLVEFRGSGSDSDYSTVSGESPPPLVDDDEEFDSDADVSDPDESGDGRARARGARVNGPGAGSAASRSSKSIERDGSYYCTWKIPGVRQGMDNPTRQQYHTQYVDVGEMWDNLGGRWDDDTDKNNELAGLQPVQQRARLILYPSGDSASRRGWASCYLQMKQFQRVRTDGGDEWVEHNKGGMFFSNFAHYYVAPTQGLRDDEIPGFWEELPPAFYTYHRFNMNRRSHGWADWCQEAKLREHLDPDGALWVTAKITILKERSQLFPDDRGRGVGGVGGEVGSGRFTWHIENMDSFLGMMKQHKVTSPEFRCGVSDMPFCVSVHETDPMDKSGSNLGPADASSKGLGIDPNEKVSQLSICLEVADAYTKERRISFTDTTWLLFRVTLHHIFDSKASIHRDTYGRMARNNPMGDDESLGFRSFIPMEDFVESGYLGLREKENNTSITVTFLALREASEAKTSSWYALPSQCRDPVLAAASQKPGGPSVGAQLSVGKPSTAPGSFTVTHAPVVKGIAGGIPDEPRTAIKGKRPKGQRPQDNTDNGRMQCVGRFVWRIDKFSKLKDIVKKRKISNLSIKSPQFTVGGYSMRLIMYPRGMTNDNQDKPPTHMAVFLQVSPGRGHVGKGMFSYRYRESDNLQLCNNSDDFVSSLWSCFVSHKLGLLNQKDPSKSISHNDQKRHSYEQSKWGYEEFVHLTRVFDDKEGFLVDDSLVLTVETLVMAESGEATPGPRLWTPPRALWHFDPLTPKGRASRILNAELVKVFDWMGVKSAPDDEHYLNLDATLKEALEECRVEYPDDPMFSWTWDPTICDPEKVYPDWEYAAKDDFFSVNAARSCFAMCCQLDWMDAEGMLNGERPVPTSETPRLWTLFGIALRWDEASANPPESWRLSNQFHELLTDFMEAFRDMFAKIDQSVDQYKLAGFMDVFYDRENTKDGDAIQTNKWLCFFRMLRIMSLQYLAFQFPDRKIRSKVISELRTPGAPALPPVFYERKEAFVVHKDGMQLCVLDYPHLMFFFRWHPRTAYITHYPFGCMAMDFSWKIDNFTIFRDVIEQERVFTNVINYKNLVDLELFMLANNGQLRFIIKAKPGRGYRRQISSAIVSYRIAVMNAKQPTKTVWLTGKLTTNDQDAELEYMPLTTLLDRESGFLQKESITVQMCMVDLLLHSGTTSSSPATALAAPAEKATCLGGLDESHSETWHRMGKHKQRQVLMESLDGAFASSSLAPLLKSIPSEERARFIKDAKEHIGDRFREIGVDDMGDRFREIGIDDIDNMEQYMEQFGHMTKFLEHKLSDIQNAPDEIRPRLNLNMNEALQALKALDGISACKTGPAQERIEKLRSLFIEIRKDLAKAANEEGPASAPNAIVSGEEEKTFLEILGRHTLEMNPEDPVSLAFPGQKVRLSLPWIWDEPNPHEKLTHPAWNTPDAAVVSETLASSSTPTQDACMLLYSVPHEWIRDWHLFPEIRANPNPDEHRQDVDESNHRIAFRQLVATNPKAKKDIVLILHKLFRDSYTIWQIFGGGAAFIESLDYAFLDRDYYNDARIGRHDIAVPAAGETADEPPNNWRSYRKLLQILEVYMSVECLRGFIFWRVLRAMKEMWHLSTHQFFPKNGEWPKDRTLPADFDYASHAVNPEAFWPDHAEFAKSEGIFEGLAYSIVTMLVRAHELEIADHLDEANGYIGDHYPLEKLEWTESPPDEQFEEALDKCVGFGILCEIARLGIHLKHLQVKQKNPRTKINQFVADVCPSPAHLVFHKIVFHLPKLTPNTPVWHTELMKMLMGLANASPEVIERQCRYLDLIAGVGLDDLDSDTAEKLRGRGCGRLILIDPDWWRNTAFLGELTEHTVNEKYWTNARTTADQKKEDQFHASTKMEHFIRYLYPLMPDDTRQHITKPEFGTLRPEHVQRIRGVYFEAMRRLVLDERSGDYLADNLCDFVSECKYPTSELDAALAACLEVKQSFDNDKKNILRIRKMLIIGACHQESAHWYWQLVGESHWNRVGLLKQEPDRHPRAGKLVRWLLQQAMARNPAAASEFVNDAFMKIDSYEVAKVAPWEICMLPEIDLPLLFECCRYVGVRDPKFPLADDDEKAFPFHRIYEKAIAALNAGMKEPEDQNPEVRYTGGGFWFQPSVIRHELREWLLQSLQTLRTPWLEDHPDIPDKNIFRASGPLVDDNYASVGRSNRTKCRTDCPQFAAAAGHERLDSDFITTVMSVAELCLRDKDGTPRRQSQRVDDTERGYNPKSRQGRCSIHSRSFASMSRSARGVFNFSRIDLDNELQEMEWVHYYGVYKDLFEIYGNPSMMRGDSPLPLMCDQRMKDPFVVYQVGDVDFNDPEVVKLEIINILCSKFRDLSSAELGSGLSTKFLPDVRGLAMLLLGEPFVDLRQGFHYRANTIRDPITDEDSVNYGHRYGYEGVMKQDALHCHVDEIAPSDWLALFGHNPVLNNMVFALAALFSRLGVSESEMRRLKHSLSMNQEKLDKTNASIAEKAAELGKETKKMQAKVIEQEKKLEKAVANHNNDIASLTAEKKKAEAILRTAQSQLEILRTDSDKNTKEWLKKEKEFERRSKELQVQVTKLKKEKASEQQAQELKTANQRVAAAQAETRKKEQELVDARTAAAKFEREAEEATAANRNLTEKVKELKAELKGAQQAATRAQREADAKASQQTAPDPNPILQQKAKELHELEREMKKLQVEFAKERKRMNWLCGNKMQETSEDDLEQLQQVHRAGLIALADEWHRRRLPFDAWVFRDGLPEPYFPKQPPRREPQQQQPAQQPAASAATTVVGSITGTQYQTSLRPNPFQSQADRGLGPATVPIGGGGSGPSSAVGSPARGAAVGAVVHGARMASMERAQTGTHGGGFFGSVVGAATDDDALEPGMSSTSAGDDVDIGGGAGATGGSGSGSDGFLESSGFPRGSRFQGLGNGTWSGVNSTWR, encoded by the coding sequence ATGAAAGCGGGGTTCCTCGGGGGGCAGAGGAGGTCTACCAGGGCTACCAGGGTGCGGGTGCGTGATGCGCCCGccgcagacgacgacgacgacgaggacgtcccgcctcccctcgtccgcgacagcgacggctctgatgacgacgacgatgcggcgagcgacgatgGCCCGCCCTCGCTGGTTGAGTTCCGCGGTTCCGGAAGCGACAGCGACTACTCGACGGTATCGGGCGAatctccgccgcccctcgtagacgacgacgaagagttcgactccgacgccgacgtctccgaccccgacgagtccggcgacggccgcgctCGGGCCCGGGGCGCCCGAGTGAATGgtcccggcgccgggtccgccgcgtccaggtcGTCCAAGTCGATCGAGAGGGACGGATCGTACTACTGCACGTGGAAGATTCCCGGGGTACGTCAGGGCATGGACAACCCGACCAGACAACAGTACCACACACAGTACGTGGACGTGGGCGAGATGTGGGACAACCTCGGAGGCCGAtgggacgacgacaccgaTAAAAACAACGAGCTCGCCGGACTCCAGCCGGTTCAACAACGCGCGCGATTGATCCTGTACCCGAGCGGGgactccgcgtcgaggcgcgggtGGGCGTCGTGCTACCTGCAGATGAAGCAGTTCCAGCGCGTGCggacggacggcggcgacgagtggGTCGAACACAACAAAGGGGGGATGTTCTTCTCCAACTTTGCGCACTACTACGTCGCACCCACGCAAGGtctgcgcgacgacgaaatCCCGGGGTTCTGGGAAGAGCTACCGCCCGCGTTCTACACCTACCACAGATTCAACATGAACAGGAGGTCTCACGGATGGGCGGACTGGTGCCAAGAGGCGAAGCTTCGCGAGCATCTCGACCCGGACGGCGCCCTGTGGGTGACGGCGAAGATAACCATACTGAAGGAGAGAAGCCAGCTCTTccccgacgatcgcggccgaggcgtcggtggggtcggcggcgaggttggaAGCGGCAGGTTCACGTGGCACATCGAGAACATGGACTCGTTCCTTGGCATGATGAAGCAACACAAGGTGACCTCGCCTGAATTTCGGTGCGGCGTGAGCGACATGCCGTTTTGCGTATCCGTCCACGAGACAGATCCCATGGACAAGTCGGGTTCAAACCTCggccccgcggacgcgagtaGTAAGGGTTTAGGGATCGACCCGAACGAAAAGGTTTCGCAGCTGTCGATATGCCTCGAAGTCGCCGACGCTTACACGAAGGAGCGCCGGATCAGCTTCACCGACACCACCTGGCTCCTTTTCCGCGTGACGCTCCACCACATCTTTGACAGCAAGGCGAGCATCCACCGGGATACGTACGGTCGTATGGCACGGAACAACCCCATGGGGGATGACGAGTCATTAGGCTTCAGATCGTTCATCCCCATGGAGGACTTTGTCGAAAGCGGCTACCTCGGGCTCCGTGAGAAGGAAAACAACACCAGCATCACGGTGACGTTCCTCGCGCTGAGggaggcgtcggaggcgaagacgtcgtcgtggtaCGCTCTTCCGTCGCAGTGCAGGGATCCAGTGCTGGCGGCCGCATCGCAGAAGCCGGGGGGACCCTCGGTGGGCGCACAGCTATCGGTGGGGAAACCATCCACCGCACCAGGATCGTTTACggtgacgcacgcgccggtcGTCAAAGgcatcgcgggcgggatTCCGGACGAACCTAGAACAGCTATCAAGGGCAAGCGCCCCAAGGGTCAACGGCCGCAAGATAACACGGATAACGGTCGCATGCAGTGCGTGGGGCGCTTCGTGTGGCGAATCGACAAGTTCAGCAAGCTCAAAGACATCGTGAAGAAGCGCAAGATCAGCAATCTGAGCATAAAGTCGCCGCAGTTCACGGTGGGCGGATACAGCATGCGGCTGATCATGTACCCGCGCGGTATGACAAATGATAACCAGGATAAACCGCCAACGCACATGGCCGTCTTCCTCCAGGTCTCGCCCGGGCGAGGACACGTTGGGAAGGGAATGTTCAGTTACAGATACAGAGAGTCTGACAACTTGCAACTCTGCAACAACTCTGACGACTTTGTAAGCTCACTCTGGAGCTGTTTCGTGTCGCACAAGCTCGGCTTGTTAAACCAGAAGGACCCGAGCAAGTCTATCAGCCATAACGACCAGAAAAGGCACTCGTACGAACAAAGTAAATGGGGCTACGAAGAGTTTGTGCACTTAACCAGGGTCTTTGACGACAAGGAAGGATTTTTGGTGGACGACTCTCTGGTGCTCACAGTCGAGACACTCGTCATGGCAGAGTCCGGCGAGGCCACCCCCGGGCCCCGTCTGTGGACCCCGCCCAGGGCGTTGTGGCACTTCGACCCCCTGACGCCGAAAGGCCGCGCGAGCAGAATCCTGAACGCAGAGCTAGTGAAGGTCTTTGACTGGATGGGCGTCAAGTCCGCGCCAGACGACGAGCATTACCTGAACCTCGATGCCACCCTCAAGGAGGCTTTGGAGGAGTGCCGTGTGGAATACCCCGACGACCCCATGTTCTCCTGGACCTGGGATCCAACCATATGCGATCCAGAGAAGGTTTACCCGGACTGGGAGTATGCCGCGAAGGATGACTTTTTCAGCGTCAACGCGGCTCGATCCTGTTTCGCGATGTGCTGTCAACTCGACTGGATGGACGCGGAAGGGATGCTCAACGGCGAGAGGCCGGTGCCGACGTCGGAGACACCGAGGCTGTGGACACTCTTCGGCATCGCGCTGCGGTGGGACGAGGCGAGTGCAAACCCCCCCGAGTCATGGAGGTTATCAAATCAATTCCATGAGCTCCTCACCGATTTCATGGAGGCATTCCGCGACATGTTCGCCAAGATTGACCAGTCTGTTGACCAGTATAAGCTCGCCGGATTCATGGACGTGTTCTACGATCGGGAGAATACcaaggacggggacgcgatACAAACGAACAAATGGCTGTGTTTTTTCCGGATGCTGCGGATCATGTCCCTGCAGTACCTCGCGTTCCAGTTTCCCGATCGGAAGATTCGTTCAAAGGTGATCTCAGAGCTGCGCACTCCGGGCGCCCCGGCACTTCCTCCTGTCTTCTACGAGAGAAAAGAGGCATTTGTCGTCCACAAAGACGGGATGCAGTTATGCGTGCTCGACTACCCCCACTTGATGTTCTTCTTCAGGTGGCACCCACGCACGGCTTATATTACTCATTACCCTTTCGGCTGCATGGCGATGGATTTCAGCTGGAAGATTGACAACTTCACGATCTTCCGTGATGTCATCGAGCAGGAGAGAGTGTTTACCAACGTGATCAACTACAAAAATCTCGTCGACCTGGAACTGTTCATGCTCGCGAACAACGGCCAGCTCCGCTTCATCATCAAAGCCAAACCGGGGAGAGGCTATCGTCGTCAGATATCGTCAGCTATCGTCAGCTATCGAATTGCGGTGATGAACGCGAAACAACCCACCAAGACTGTGTGGCTAACCGGAAAGTTGACGACGAACGACCAAGACGCCGAGTTGGAGTACATGCCGTTGACCACGCTGCTGGACAGGGAGTCCGGGTTCCTGCAGAAAGAATCCATCACCGTGCAGATGTGCATGGTCGATCTCCTGCTCCATTCCGGAACCacatcatcgtcgccggcaaccgccctcgccgcgccggcggagaaggcgacgtGCCTAGGCGGGTTGGACGAATCTCATAGCGAGACGTGGCACAGGATGGGGAAACACAAACAAAGACAGGTTTTGATGGAATCACTCGATGGCGCCTTCGCCTCTTCCTCACTCGCGCCGCTCCTCAAAAGTATTCCTTCGGAAGAGCGCGCGAGGTTCATCAAGGATGCGAAGGAACACATTGGAGACAGGTTTCGGGAaatcggcgtcgacgacatGGGAGACAGGTTTCGGGAAATCGGcatcgacgacatcgacaaCATGGAGCAGTACATGGAGCAGTTTGGCCACATGACGAAATTCCTGGAGCATAAGCTGAGCGATATACAAAACGCGCCCGATGAGATCAGGCCTAGGCTGAACCTGAACATGAACGAGGCGCTGCAGGCGCTGAAGGCGCTGGACGGCATCAGCGCCTGCAAGACGGGGCCGGCGCAGGAAAGAATCGAAAAGTTGAGATCATTATTCATTGAGATCAGAAAAGATCTAGCaaaggcggcgaacgaggagggtccggcgtccgcgcccaatGCGATTGTGTCTGGAGAAGAAGAGAAGACGTTCCTCGAAATACTGGGAAGGCACACCCTCGAGATGAATCCGGAAGATCCAGTGTCGCTCGCTTTTCCTGGTCAAAAAGTGAGGCTTTCCTTGCCGTGGATCTGGGACGAACCCAATCCTCACGAGAAATTGACCCACCCCGCCTGGAACACCCCCGACGCTGCCGTTGTATCCGAAACCCTCGCATCCAGCTCCACACCCACACAAGACGCATGTATGCTCTTGTACAGTGTACCGCACGAGTGGATCCGCGACTGGCATCTGTTCCCCGAGATTAGGGCTAACCCTAACCCCGATGAGCATCGTCAAGATGTGGACGAGTCCAATCACCGAATTGCGTTCCGGCAGCTCGTGGCGACAAACcccaaggcgaagaaggacaTCGTCCTCATACTGCACAAGCTGTTCAGGGATTCTTACACAATATGGCAGATCtttggaggcggcgcagcaTTCATCGAATCTCTTGACTATGCTTTCCTAGACCGTGACTACTACAACGACGCGCGGATTGGTAGGCACGACAtcgccgtgcccgcggcTGGTGAAACTGCTGATGAACCCCCCAACAATTGGCGTTCGTACAGGAAACTGCTGCAAATCCTGGAGGTATATATGAGCGTCGAGTGCCTGCGCGGATTCATCTTCTGGCGGGTGCTCCGTGCGATGAAGGAGATGTGGCATCTTTCCACGCACCAGTTCTTTCCAAAGAATGGTGAGTGGCCCAAAGACAGGACACTGCCGGCGGATTTTGACTACGCCTCGCACGCGGTCAACCCCGAGGCATTCTGGCCGGATCACGCGGAGTTTGCGAAATCCGAGGGTATCTTTGAGGGTTTGGCGTACTCCATCGTCACGATGCTTGTTCGCGCGCACGAGCTGGAAATTGCTGATCATCTCGACGAAGCGAACGGATATATTGGCGACCATTACCCGCTCGAGAAGCTGGAATGGACTGAATCACCTCCTGATGAGCAGTTTGAAGAGGCGCTTGACAAATGCGTGGGCTTCGGCATCCTGTGCGAGATCGCCAGGCTTGGCATCCACCTCAAGCACCTGCAAGTGAAGCAAAAAAATCCTCGGACCAAAATCAATCAGTTTGTGGCCGATGTTTGTCCCTCCCCCGCTCATCTCGTCTTCCACAAGATTGTCTTCCACCTTCCAAAGCTGACGCCAAATACACCTGTGTGGCACACGGAGTTGATGAAGATGCTCATGGGACTTGCGAACGCCTCACCCGAGGTTATCGAGAGGCAGTGCAGATACCTCGACCTCATCGCCGGTGTCGGGCTGGACGATCTCGATTCCGATACGGCTGAAAAGCTTCGCGGCAGGGGCTGCGGGAGGCTGATATTAATCGATCCCGACTGGTGGAGAAACACAGCGTTCCTTGGCGAGTTAACGGAACACACCGTGAACGAAAAGTACTGGACAAATGCGCGAACGACAGCAGACCAGAAGAAGGAGGACCAATTCCATGCGAGCACAAAGATGGAACACTTCATACGGTACCTATATCCCCTCATGCCCGACGACACGAGGCAACACATCACAAAGCCCGAGTTTGGAACCCTTCGCCCTGAACATGTTCAAAGGATCCGCGGCGTGTACTTCGAGGCGATGCGCAGGCTCGTCCTGGATGAACGCAGCGGGGATTATCTCGCAGACAATTTGTGTGATTTCGTCAGTGAGTGCAAGTACCCGACGAGTGAGCTTGACGCTGCGCTCGCAGCGTGCCTGGAGGTCAAACAGTCCTTCGACAACGACAAGAAGAACATTCTTCGCATCCGCAAAATGCTGATTATTGGCGCGTGTCATCAAGAGAGCGCGCATTGGTATTGGCAACTCGTCGGTGAGTCTCATTGGAACAGGGTAGGGCTTTTGAAACAGGAACCAGACCGACATCCTCGAGCTGGTAAGCTGGTGCGCTGGCTCCTGCAGCAGGCCATGGCCAGAAACCCGGCAGCTGCGTCGGAATTTGTCAACGACGCCTTCATGAAAATTGACTCCTACGAGGTTGCAAAAGTTGCACCTTGGGAAATTTGCATGCTTCCTGAAATCGACCTGCCGCTCCTGTTTGAGTGCTGCCGCTACGTCGGCGTAAGGGATCCCAAGTTCCCGCTGGCTGATGATGATGAGAAGGCATTCCCTTTTCATAGGATCTACGAAAaagccatcgcggcgctcaacgcgGGGATGAAGGAACCGGAGGATCAAAATCCCGAAGTTCGCTATACCGGAGGAGGGTTTTGGTTTCAACCAAGCGTCATCAGACACGAGCTTCGAGAGTGGCTGCTCCAGTCCCTGCAGACTCTTCGCACTCCTTGGCTGGAAGACCATCCGGACATTCCAGACAAGAATATTTTCAGAGCGTCGGGacccctcgtcgacgacaaCTACGCATCGGTGGGTCGCAGCAATCGGACAAAGTGCAGGACAGACTGTCCGCAGTttgcggctgcggctggtCACGAACGTTTGGATTCGGACTTTATCACCACGGTCATGTCAGTGGCGGAGTTGTGCCTGCGTGACAAGGACGGAACCCCTCGCAGGCAGAGTCAGCGCGTGGACGACACCGAGAGGGGTTACAATCCCAAGTCACGTCAAGGGAGGTGTTCAATCCATTCGAGGTCATTCGCCAGCATGTCTAGATCAGCGCGAGGTGTGTTTAATTTCTCGCGTATCGATTTGGACAACGAGCTGCAAGAGATGGAGTGGGTTCACTATTACGGCGTGTACAAGGACCTCTTCGAGATATACGGCAACCCGTCGATGATGAGGGGAGACTCGCCCTTGCCTTTGATGTGCGATCAAAGGATGAAGGACCCTTTTGTTGTGTACCAAGTGGGTGACGTGGATTTTAACGACCCAGAAGTCGTCAAGCTCGAGATTATCAACATTCTATGCTCAAAGTTCCGCGATTTGAGTTCCGCGGAACTTGGATCTGGGCTCAGCACGAAGTTCCTACCGGATGTTCGCGGGCTCGCCATGCTCCTCTTGGGCGAGCCGTTCGTAGACCTCCGACAAGGTTTCCACTACCGTGCAAATACCATCAGAGATCCCATCACAGATGAAGATTCTGTCAACTACGGGCATAGGTACGGGTATGAGGGGGTGATGAAACAAGATGCCCTGCACTGTCACGTTGACGAAATCGCGCCGTCCGATTGGCTCGCTTTGTTTGGGCACAACCCAGTCCTGAATAACATGGTCTTTGCACTGGCGGCTCTGTTCAGCAGGCTCGGTGTGAGCGAATCGGAGATGCGACGCTTGAAACATTCACTGTCCATGAACCAGGAAAAGCTGGACAAGACcaacgcgtccatcgccgagaaggctgcggagcTCGGCAAGGAGACGAAGAAGATGCAGGCTAAGGTTATCGAGCAGGAGAAGAAACTCGAGAAGGCTGTCGCGAACCATAACAACgacatcgcgtcgctcaccgcTGAAAAGAAGAAAGCCGAGGCGATACTTCGAACCGCGCAGTCGCAGCTCGAGATCTTACGCACCGACTCGGACAAGAACACCAAGGAGTGgctcaagaaggagaaggagttTGAGCGCCGGTCCAAGGAGCTCCAGGTGCAAGTGACCAAgctcaagaaggagaaggccaGCGAGCAGCAGGCGCAGGAGCTCAAGACGGCTAaccagcgcgtcgccgccgcgcaagCGGAGACGAGAAAAAAGGAGCAGGAGTTGGTGGAcgctcgcaccgccgcggccaagttTGAGcgagaggcggaggaggcaaCCGCCGCCAACCGCAATCTCACGGAAAAGgtgaaggagctcaaggctgagctGAAGGGCGCGCAGCaagccgcgacgagggcgcagAGAGAagccgacgccaaggccTCTCAGCAAACGGCGCCGGATCCCAACCCGATTCTCCAGCAGAAGGCCAAAGAGCTTCACGAGTTGGAACGAGAAATGAAGAAACTGCAGGTAGAATTTGCCAAGGAACGCAAGCGCATGAATTGGCTCTGCGGAAATAAAATGCAGGAGACGAGCGAAGATGATCTGGAACAGCTACAGCAGGTACACCGCGCAGGtctcatcgcgctcgccgatgaGTGGCATCGGAGGAGACTGCCGTTCGATGCGTGGGTGTTTCGCGACGGCTTACCCGAGCCGTACTTTCCGAAgcaacccccgcggcgagagccgcaACAGCAGCAGCCCGCGCagcagccggcggcgtcagccgcgACCACCGTGGTGGGATCCATAACCGGAACGCAGTATCAGACGTCGCTACGGCCCAACCCGTTCCAGTCGCAAGCCGATCGCGGCCTCGGCCCCGCCACCGTGCCCATCGGCGGGGGTGGATCCGGGCCGTCCTCCGCAGTGGGaagccccgcgcggggcgccgccgtcggagccGTCGTCCATGGAGCGAGGATGGCGTCCATGGAGCGCGCTCAAACGGGAACACACGGAGGGGGTTTCTTCGGttcggtcgtcggcgccgcgacggacgacgacgcgctcgagccggggatgagctcgacctcggcgggggATGACGTcgacatcggcggcggcgccggcgcgacgggcgggtcggGATCCGGATCGGATGGTTTTCTGGAAAGTTCCGGGTTTCCCCGGGGCTCGCGATTCCAGGGCCTGGGGAACGGCACGTGGAGCGGGGTAAATTCCACGTGGCGGTGA
- a CDS encoding predicted protein, giving the protein METSVKSIIDRLGYTWYTEMFNDEGIVSVGDLLESLGLKQKSTEMGRRESDGSNKAGARDGLPPYFFLPRSASTQSLDSQDGDAPPRRLDVTAATIAIEEKLVEKVGVGFSHAKEIAEEVLRAIDQTLSEVARVRRVESDQLFHFDTLDGMADFAKDFVPNNDTEDTAKAASPDRPRRDPAAAAATAAAIRANVEANMNGNKPRSEEAIAAAKERDTKIAQEVVRSKSGGGFYSPAFLRAVAPLYDLHMGAENLGPLLYSYVRFTKPARVLEVGAGYTSMFILQALRDNAAELDAYRELRGAGLCKCGDVPWSVDEFFVGGQSGGGRYRGDPLPEKTSPGGSRRVSRVSRQSSLDDGVSLDDEGLLGQSGDGSGPFKTLQNGSSSALSFSGWARGGVGSAAPGSEDARVNEGVLHCIDNMAHEHTTAHVVTESASALGMSDRLQLHEADAYDGDLPSTLAPGVEFDFMFIDLGAANRVEGFMEAWWPRVRPEGGMVMVHSTLTNALSRGWLERMREKGRSEPAPPYGAFETISLLEPHKMFQNSVTLFQKRGGPFGRYDEPVHTKFP; this is encoded by the exons atggaGACGTCCGTGAAGAGCATAATCGACCGGCTGGGGTACACTTG GTACACGGAGATGTTCAACGACGAGGGGATCGTATCCGTGGGAGACCTACTGGAGAGCCTGGGTTTGAAGCAGAAGTCGACGGAGATGGGACGGCGCGAGAGCGACGGGTCCAACAAGgccggcgcacgcgacggaCTCCCTCCCTACTTTTTCCTCCCGaggtccgcctcgacgcagTCGCTGGACAGCCAAGACGGggacgcgcccccgcgcaggCTCGACGTCACGGCCGCGACCATCGCCATCGAGGAGAAGCTCGTGGAGAAAGTGGGCGTCGGCTTCTCGCACGCAAAGGAGATCGCCGAGGAAGTCCTCCGGGCCATCGATCAAACATTATCGGAGGTGGCCAGGGTCAGGAGGGTCGAGTCGGACCAGCTCTTCCACTTCGACACCCTCGACGGGATGGCCGATTTCGCGAAAGATTTCGTGCCGAACAACGATACGGAGGACACGGCCAAGGCGGCATCGCCGGACCGGCCGAGGCGcgatcccgcggcggcggcggccaccgccgcggccatccgCGCCAACGTCGAGGCCAACATGAACGGGAACAAGCCGCGGAgcgaggaggcgatcgccgcggccaaggagaGGGACACAAAAATCGCGCAGGAAGTCGTACGGAGCAAGTCCGGGGGTGGATTCTACTCCCCCGCGTTTCTCagggcggtcgcgccgcTGTACGACCTTCACATGGGAGCGGAGAACCTCGGTCCGCTGCTGTACTCTTACGTTCGGTTCACCAAACCCGCAAGGGTGCTGGAGGTTGGCGCCGGATACACCTCCATGTTCATACTGCAGGCGCTGAGGGAcaacgccgcggagctcgacgcgtacagggagctgcgcggcgcgggcttaTGCAagtgcggcgacgtcccgtGGAGCGTGGATGAGTTTTTCGTCGGGGGGCAATCGGGAGGCGGGAGGTACCGAGGCGATCCCTTGCCGGAGAAGACGTCGCCCGGGGGTTCGCGCCGGGtgtcgcgcgtctcgcggcaGAGCAGTTTGGACGACGGGGTCAgtttggacgacgaggggctCCTCGGACAGAGCGGTGACGGTTCGGGTCCGTTCAAAACGCTTCAAAACGGTTCGAGTTCCGCGTTGTCGTTTAGCGGTTGGGCCCGGGGGGGGGTcggttcggcggcgcccgggtcggaggacgcgagggtgaACGAGGGCGTCTTACACTGCATCGACAACATGGCGCACGAGCACACCACGGCGCACGTGGTGACGGAATCAGCGTCCGCGCTGGGCATGAGCGACAGGCTGCAGCTtcacgaggcggacgcgtacgacggcgacttgccgtcgacgctggcgcccggcgtcgaATTCGATTTCATGTTTATCGACCTCGGAGCGGCGAACAGGGTGGAGGGGTTCATGGAGGCGTGGTGGCCGAGGGTCCGGCCGGAGGGTGGCATGGTGATGGTGCACAGCACGCTGACCAACGCGCTGTCCAGGGGTTGGCTCGAGCGCATGCGGGAAAAGGGGAGGTcggagccggcgccgccgtacgGAGCCTTTGAGACGATCTCGTTGCTGGAGCCGCACAAGATGTTTCAGAACAGCGTGACGCTGTTTCAGAAGCGGGGCGGACCGTTCGGTCGGTACGACGAGCCGGTGCACACCAAGTTCCCGTGA